In a genomic window of Meleagris gallopavo isolate NT-WF06-2002-E0010 breed Aviagen turkey brand Nicholas breeding stock chromosome 1, Turkey_5.1, whole genome shotgun sequence:
- the BOC gene encoding brother of CDO isoform X1, with amino-acid sequence MAMTRGKKRPMSAILCLLLAATSCFAKLSESLQVTVQPASTVQKPGGPVSLGCVVDPPGVNLTWRLNGKELDGSDKVLGIHIEQGKLIITALNNHTVGRYQCIARVPEGVIASVPAVVTLANLKDFKFDGPHVIEVDEGNTAVIACDLPESHPKAQVRYSVKHEWLEASRDNYLIMPSGNLQIVNASQEDEGTYKCAAYNPVTQEVKTSVSSERLRVRRSTAEAARIIYPPEAQTIIVTKGQSLILECVASGIPPPRVTWAKDGSSVSAYNKTRFLLSNLLIDPTSEEDSGTYSCTADNGVGEAGAAFIFYNVQVFEPPEVTMELSQQIIPWGQSAKFTCEVRGNPQPSVMWLRNAVPLSASHRLPLSRRALRVVSVGPEDDGIYQCMAENEVGSAQAMVQLRTAQPGATLNPGQDAQLGSAQPPTPPSRDSALKLPLDKGSPPKPVTTPLAASPQCSANKELVSPAEAPIILSSPRTSKTDSYDLVWRPRPDSRAPILYYVVKHRKQVANASDSWAVRDVPASQHRLTLTRLDPGSLYEVEMAAHNCAGEGQTAMVTFRTRKGRRPKPEIVASKEQQIQRDDPGTSTQSSNQSDNSRLSPPEAPDRPTISMASETSVYVTWIPRGNGGFPIQSFRVEYKKQKKSGDWVLATSDIPPSRLSVEIPDLEKGFSYKFRVRALNILGESEPSAASRPYVVSGHNNRVYERPVAGPYITFTDAINETTIMLKWMYIPASNNNTPIHGFYIYYRPTDSDNDSDYKKDVVEGDRYWHSISHLQPETSYDIKMQCFNEGGESEFSNVMICETKARKSLGLPGRLPPSTVAPQQHPPLSGGHSGLGTGAMVARSSDLPYLIVGVVLGSIVLLIVAFIPFCLWRAWSKQKQTIDMGFPGAGLLVSSCQYTMVPLRGISAPRANGHPYVNGQPYASGAHLKGICPSAGVDYVSTKTQDYSPDDMQQSHEETNALLQARVLQNGNAQREYQPTRLPNSRPEDSSFLYSLPDDSTHQLLQPQDDCPHLQEHFIGLHHSAMGNKVGGPTLDPRRDPLFHHGSPFCLGLVPVEEVERLDCCQSRGDLHPQAPVLTSLSQDLPGHLNSSSLSLRPLETHSPIS; translated from the exons ATGGCAATGACACGTGGAAAGAAGAGACCCATGTCCGCCATCCTTTGCCTCCTCCTCGCAGCCACGAGCTGCTTTGCCAAACTGA GTGAATCTCTGCAAGTTACTGTGCAGCCTGCCTCCACTGTCCAGAAGCCTGGGGGCCCGGTCAGCCTGGGGTGTGTCGTGGACCCCCCAGGAGTGAACCTCACCTGGAGACTGAATGGAAAGGAGCTGGATGGATCAGACAAGGTGCTGGGGATCCACATCGAGCAAGGAAAACTCATTATCACAGCTCTCAACAACCACACCGTGGGGCGATACCAGTGCATTGCTCGTGTGCCCGAAGGAGTCATTGCCAGTGTCCCCGCAGTGGTCACCTTGGCTA ATCTGAAGGATTTCAAGTTTGATGGCCCTCACGTGATTGAGGTGGATGAAGGCAATACGGCTGTCATCGCCTGTGACCTGCCCGAAAGCCATCCCAAGGCCCAGGTCCGCTACAGCGTGAAGCATGAGTGGCTGGAGGCCTCCCGAG ACAATTACCTTATAATGCCATCCGGGAACCTTCAGATTGTCAATGCTAGCCAAGAGGATGAGGGGACTTATAAATGTGCTGCCTACAACCCTGTGACACAGGAGGTGAAAACTTCAGTCTCCAGCGAGAGGCTCCGCGTGAGAC gcTCCACAGCGGAGGCTGCTCGGATAATCTACCCACCTGAAGCTCAGACCATTATCGTCACCAAAGGCCAAAGCCTCATCCTGGAGTGTGTGGCCAGTGGGATTCCCCCGCCCCGTGTCACCTGGGCCAAAGATGGCTCCAGTGTGTCAGCATACAATAAGACACGGTTCCTGCTCAGCAACCTTCTGATTGACCCCACTAGTGAGGAGGACTCAGGCACCTACAGCTGCACAGCTGACAATGGGGTTGGTGAGGCTGGAGCAGCGTTCATCTTCTACAATGTGCAGGTGTTTG AGCCCCCAGAGGTCACGATGGAGCTGTCCCAGCAGATCATACCCTGGGGCCAAAGTGCCAAATTCACCTGCGAGGTGCGAGGGAACCCCCAGCCTTCAGTCATGTGGCTGCGCAACGCTGTGCCCCTCTCCGCCAGCCACCGGCTCCCGCTGTCCCGCCGGGCGCTGCGGGTGGTCAGTGTGGGGCCCGAAGATGATGGCATTTACCAGTGCATGGCAGAGAATGAGGTTGGAAGTGCACAAGCCATGGTGCAGCTGAGGACGGCCCAGCCAG GAGCTACCCTCAACCCTGGGCAAGATGCCCAGCTGGGTTCAGCTCAGCCTCCAACACCGCCTTCCAGGGACAGTGCCTTAAAGCTGCCTTTGGATAAAGGTAGTCCACCAAAGCCTGTGACCACCCCACTGGCAGCGTCTCCACAGTGCTCAGCCAACAAGGAGCTGGTGTCTCCAGCTGAGGCCCCCATCATCCTCAGTTCTCCCCGGACGTCCAAAACAGACAGCTACGACCTAGTGTGGAGACCCCGACCCGACAGCAGGGCCCCGATCCTCTACTATGTGGTGAAGCATCGCAAG CAGGTGGCCAACGCCTCAGACAGCTGGGCAGTGAGAGATGTGCCAGCCTCACAGCACCGCCTGACACTCACCAGGCTGGATCCTGGAAGCCTCTACGAGGTGGAGATGGCTGCTCACAACTGCGCCGGCGAGGGACAGACGGCCATGGTGACCTTCCGGACTCGTAAAG GCCGGCGCCCAAAACCAGAGATTGTTGCCAGCAAAGAACAGCAAATCCAGAGGGACGACCCAGGAACGAGCACTCAGAGCAGCAACCAGTCTGACAACAGCCGGCTGTCCC CTCCAGAGGCACCAGATCGTCCAACCATCTCCATGGCATCAGAGACATCTGTGTATGTGACATGGATCCCCCGTGGGAATGGTGGATTTCCTATCCAGTCTTTCCGTGTAGAatataagaaacaaaagaagtcGGGAGACTGGGTCCTGGCCACCAGTGACATTCCTCCCTCTCGCCTCTCTGTGGAAATCCCAGACCTGGAAAAAG GGTTTTCCTATAAGTTTCGTGTCCGCGCACTGAACATCCTGGGAGAAAGTGAGCCCAGTGCTGCATCTCGGCCATATGTGGTATCTGGGCACAACAACCGAGTCTACGAGCGCCCTGTGGCTGGACCATACATCACCTTCACAGATGCCATTAATGAGACCACCATCATGCTGAAGTGGATG TATATTCCAGCCAGCAACAATAACACTCCCATCCATGGCTTTTACATCTACTACCGCCCCACAGACAGTGACAATGACAGCGACTACAAGAAGGATGTGGTAGAAG GAGATAGATACTGGCACTCCATCAGCCACCTGCAGCCAGAGACTTCATATGACATCAAGATGCAATGCTTCAATGAGGGTGGTGAAAGCGAGTTCAGCAACGTGATGATCTGTGAAACCAAAG CTCGAAAATCTCTTGGTCTGCCGGGTCGTCTTCCACCCTCAACAGTGGCCCCTCAGCAGCATCCCCCACTTAGCGGTGGGCACAGTGGCCTGGGGACAGGAGCCATGGTGGCCCGTTCCAGCGACCTACCGTACTTGATCGTAGGCGTCGTGCTGGGCTCTATTGTACTCCTCATCGTGGCCTTCATCCCCTTTTGCCTTTGGAGAGCCTGGTCCAAGCAGA agcaaacCATTGACATGGGCTTCCCAGGAGCTGGACTGCTAGTGTCATCCTGCCAGTACACAATGGTGCCCCTGAGGGGCATTTCTGCTCCTCGTGCCAATGGACATCCCTATGTTAATGGGCAGCCCTATGCCAGTGGGGCACATCTGAAGGGCATCTGCCCCTCTGCAGGAGTGGACTATGTGAGCACAAAGACCCAAGATTACAGTCCAGATGACATGCAGCAG TCACATGAGGAGACCAATGCCTTGCTGCAGGCGAGAGTGCTGCAGAATGGGAATGCCCAGCGAGAGTACCAGCCCACCAG ATTGCCGAATTCAAGACCAGAAGACAGCTCTTTCCTGTACAGCCTCCCAGATGATTCCACTCACCAACTTCTCCAGCCACAAGATGACTGTCCACACCTTCAAGAGCACTTCATTGGCCTGCATCATTCAGCAATGGGCAATAAAGTAGGAGGTCCTACTTTGGATCCTCGACGAGATCCGCTGTTCCACCACG GAAGCCCTTTCTGCCTAGGCCTAGTGCCAGTGGAAGAGGTAGAAAGACTAGACTGCTGCCAGTCCAGAGGAGACCTCCATCCCCAGGCTCCGGTGCTCACATCTTTGAGTCAGGACCTACCAGGACATCTGAACAGCAGCTCACTATCGCTGAGGCCCTTAGAGACTCACTCTCCTATCAGTTAG